Proteins encoded by one window of Conger conger chromosome 1, fConCon1.1, whole genome shotgun sequence:
- the pkdccb gene encoding extracellular tyrosine-protein kinase PKDCC, with amino-acid sequence MILQTLQDLESSNAAIVTAINLRVTHNSNLTALDEELQERRKELLIYYNGSVRKVEALSEKNTQHLSLRSEWVAKIKESILSFATITDAIGCDQLRYIKNVDFLGAGYTKTVVKGVLPKGFPVALKSVNEKGSDMRRCIEDFKDLEGCRELVSCKLIKEILLLQHLRHPNIIKLQGHCLWSQQAGGVTAGGVTAAFEQGSPLQMIQLLQSPWEERFRVCLGLVRLLHYLSRSPLGSVALLDFHPRQFVLVAGELKLTDLDDASIQVPKCQTETDCVLHFPIKNFSIPCSPEGVCQGLNEKRNLYNAFRYFFMYLLPHQAPPTLRPLIDQIMNSTGELKSDVSKTREAFEEILNLYKSGLYLQNLPSSVKDYMALPGVRASGGGVYRCWPSYSQKACVLSVHCAREATFICSSHPQCASFTLGAQVTWTGRRLVYFRTGFADLLPDVDSMVYIKKP; translated from the exons ATGATactacagacactgcaggacctgGAGTCCAGTAATGCTGCTATAGTGACTGCCATAAACCTCAGAGTGACGCACAACAGCAACCTGACAGCATTGG ATGAAGAACTCCAAGAGCGGCGCAAGGAACTTTTGATTTACTACAATGGATCTGTGAGGAAGGTTGAGGCGCTGTCggaaaaaaatacacaacacCTCTCATTAAGGAGTGAATGGGTTGCAAAGATCAAGGAGAGTATACTTTCTTTTGCTACAATAACCGACGCCATTGGGTGCGATCAACTCCGTTACATTAAAAATGTGGATTTCTTAGGCGCGGGATACACCAAGACTGTGGTAAAAGGCGTTTTACCGAAAGGATTTCCGGTTGCTCTTAAATCTGTGAACGAGAAAGGGAGTGACATGCGAAGATGTATCGAGGACTTTAAAGACTTGGAAGGCTGTCGCGAACTTGTGTCTTGCAAATTGATTAAGGAAATACTCTTGCTACAGCATCTACGACATCCAAATATTATCAAG CTTCAGGGGCACTGCCTGTGGAGCCAGCAGGCTGGGGGAGTCACAGCTGGGGGAGTCACAGCTGCCTTTGAGCAAGGGTCCCCTCTTCAGATGATCCAGCTTCTGCAGAGCCCCTGGGAGGAACGTTTTCGG GTGTGTTTAGGTCTAGTGAGGCTACTCCACTACCTTTCCCGGTCCCCGCTGGGTTCTGTGGCACTACTGGACTTTCATCCCCGCCAATTTGTCCTGGTGGCTGGGGAGCTGAAGCTGACGGACCTGGATGATGCCAGCATACAGGTGCCGAAGTGCCAGACTGAGACAGACTGTGTCCTGCACTTTCCCATCAAGAACTTCAGTATCCCATGTTCTCCTGAAGGAGTGTGCCAGGGACTGAATGAGAAAAGGAACCTCTACAATGCCTTTAG GTATTTTTTCATGTACCTGCTGCCACATCAGGCTCCACCCACTCTGAGGCCCCTGATTGATCAGATCATGAACTCGACTG GGGAGCTGAAAAGTGATGTAAGCAAAACCAGGGAGGCCTTTGAGGAGATCCTGAACCTGTACAAGTCTGGGCTTTACCTGCAGAACCTGCCATCTTCAGTCAAAG ATTACATGGCCCTGCCGGGCGTAAGGGCCTCGGGGGGTGGGGTCTACCGCTGCTGGCCCTCATACAGCCAGAAGGCCTGCGTTCTGTCCGTGCACTGCGCCCGCGAAGCAACCTTCATCTGCAGCTCACACCCTCAGTGCGCCAGCTTCACCCTCGGAGCCCAGGTTACCTGGACAG GACGGCGGCTGGTCTACTTCAGAACTGGTTTCGCTGATCTCCTACCAGATGTGGATTCCATGGTGTACATAAAAAAGCCCTAA